The genomic segment GTATCGGTGTGCTCAAATTTACGTCCATAAATATCTAGGAAGGTCGTCTGTGAGTATGAAAGTGTATCCGCACTCAAGTTTAGGTCAATTTCAAACGCCTCAGTTTTGGCTCTCTCTTGCATGAATTTCGACTGTAAAATGGAATAGGCTGGATCATCAATCTGAGCTTTAACTTTAAAGTTTACATCCCCACCTTGTTCACACGAACCATTAGCTAAAACACAGACGCCACGAGGAATGGCAATTGAGAACATGACTTCGTCACTTCCCTTATCCCACATCCAGTAACCCGTCTGATTGTGATAGACTTTTCCATCACTCTTACGCGTCACGACTTGATGGTAATGAACCACCACTAAATCTTGCTCTTCTGC from the Lentisphaera araneosa HTCC2155 genome contains:
- a CDS encoding heme-binding beta-barrel domain-containing protein, producing MSQKEVNYGPLANFLGVWEGESGVDRAPKPQGDKTTEFYEKITFSPVGDVDNAEEQDLVVVHYHQVVTRKSDGKVYHNQTGYWMWDKGSDEVMFSIAIPRGVCVLANGSCEQGGDVNFKVKAQIDDPAYSILQSKFMQERAKTEAFEIDLNLSADTLSYSQTTFLDIYGRKFEHTDTSSLKKKA